From one Salmo salar chromosome ssa09, Ssal_v3.1, whole genome shotgun sequence genomic stretch:
- the tsn7 gene encoding Tetraspanin-7 yields the protein MSPPSRRLQTKPVITCLKTFLISYSLIFWFTGVILLAVGVWGKVSLEAYFQLASEKSTNAPYVLIGTGAIIIIFGLFGCFATCRGSPWMLKLYAMFLVLVFVAEFVAGISGFLFRHEIKAVLGGAYKDAVTNYNTTDPKSSAVDTIQKTLHCCGVESYKDWNTTKYFKDQGIPESCCKEDAVCTVEDLKDLDKARDFVYDTGCFSKVTTLMESNLGIIAGISFGIAFFQLIGVFLACCLSRYITNNQYEMV from the exons ATGTCTCCCCCATCAAGAAGGCTTCAAACTAAGCCAGTGATTACATGTCTCAAGACCTTTCTTATATCTTACAGTCTCATATTTTGG TTTACAGGGGTTATCCTTCTGGCAGTTGGAGTATGGGGGAAGGTGAGCCTGGAAGCTTATTTCCAGCTGGCCTCTGAGAAGAGCACCAATGCACCATATGTCCTCATCGGGACTGGAGCCATCATCATCATTTTTGGCCTGTTTGGTTGCTTCGCTACATGCCGCGGTAGCCCATGGATGCTGAAGCTG TATGCCATGTTCCTGGTGCTGGTGTTCGTAGCTGAGTTTGTGGCCGGCATCTCTGGCTTCTTATTCAGACATGAG ATAAAGGCTGTATTAGGTGGTGCCTATAAAGACGCTGTGACCAACTACAATACCACTGACCCCAAAAGCTCTGCGGTTGACACCATCCAGAAGACT TTGCACTGCTGTGGAGTGGAAAGTTATAAGGACTGGAACACAACAAAGTACTTCAAAGACCAAGGCATCCCTGAGAGCTGTTGCAAAGAGGACGCTGTCTGCACTGTCGAGGACCTCAAGGACCTTGACAAGGCTCGCGACTTTGTGTATGACACG GGCTGCTTCTCGAAGGTGACCACTTTGATGGAGTCTAACCTGGGAATCATTGCCGGAATATCTTTTGGAATTGCATTCTTCCAG CTCATTGGGGTGTTCTTGGCCTGCTGCTTGTCTCGATACATCACCAACAACCAGTACGAGATGGTCTAG
- the LOC106611707 gene encoding synaptotagmin-like protein 4 isoform X1: MPQAADMINMAFLTDSERELILEVLRRDEELRQTEEQRVRKLKTELLDIKRKGAKRSSGRYSERSCGRCQEPLGRLSASSSQCRACKHQVCRNCRAVRPNGSWLCSVCAKEADLKKCTGDWFYDQRVNRFSTTPGHDIVRASLKKRSPLRKRETMGEQLLKSTELKPGQPTIPVPRPRLMDLAASNKYPPDKVSEEPVAVEKKPQHQRSDTKSAEKASLNTVRTETEPSLGTPFLPTKKKSTGRSSPAGSSVSSIPVKVESTGSHSSNLDTSSIVNRRSVSPCTGSVLLEDDGLFKKSVRQGQKPSEFTSVLDLRKEVSEGSMGDRSKSVPGLNVPDDEEDDEDIDNLVSIHRKTVGSSTSNLRGSKSTLGSLMSIYSEAGDYDCVEVSGDIVFSLSYDDTTHSLAVLVKECRSLAHGDATRQRSNPYVKCYLLPDKSRTGKKKTSIKRNTVDPTYNETLKFSISRSQVLTRSLQLSVWHHDRLGRNAFLGEVEVPLDCRDLDSQHEECVALMGKASPLQSSAFSQYKGELVISLKYVSTKKPPTEKTKGKTLSLGNKSKTEEGGELHVLIKEAKNLTAMKAGDTSDSFVKGYLLPSKSKSTKRKTPVVKKTLNPHYDHTFVYKDLTLDQLSKMCLELTVWDREAISSNDFLGGVRLGTATLKVGKEEVEADSTGEEVSLWQKMMQYPDSWAEGSLPLRSSMGKNKSK; this comes from the exons ATGCCACAGGCTGCAGACATGATCAACATGGCCTTCCTGACCGACTCGGAGCGGGAGCTGATCCTGGAGGTGTTGCGGCGGGACGAGGAGCTGAGGCAGACCGAGGAGCAGCGTGTCCG CAAGCTAAAGACAGAGCTGCTGGACATAAAGAGGAAGGGGGCCAAGCGCAGCAGTGGGAGGTACAGTGAGCGCAGCTGCGGTCGCTGCCAGGAACCACTGGGTCGACTGTCTGCCAGCTCCAGCCAATGTAGGGCATGTAAACACCAAGTGTGCCGCAACTGCCGCGCAGTGCGCCCCAATGGATCCTGGCTGTGCAGTGTGTGTGCCAAAGAGGC TGATCTAAAGAAGTGCACTGGAGACTGGTTTTATGACCAGCGAGTCAACCGCTTCTCCACCACCCCTGGACACGACATAGTGAGAGCTTCCCTCAAAAAGAGGTCCCCAT tgaggaagagggagaccaTGGGAGAGCAACTGTTGAAGAGTACAGAGTTGAAACCCGGCCAGCCGACCATCCCTGTTCCCCGACCCAGACTGATGGACCTAGCGGCCTCCAACAAGTA CCCGCCAGACAAAGTTTCAGAAGAACCAGTGGCAGTTGAGAAGAAGCCACAGCACCAGCGCAGTGACACTAAATCTGCAGAGAAAGCCAGCCTGAACACTGTCAGGACAGAGACGGAGCCCTCTCTTGGGACTCCTTTCTTACCAAC GAAGAAGAAGAGCACAGGTCGGTCCAGTCCAGCAGGTTCCAGTGTGTCCAGTATTCCAGTCAAAGTAGAAAGCACAGGTAGCCACAGCTCCAACTTAGACACG TCCTCCATAGTGAATCGTCGTAGTGTAAGTCCCTGCACAGGGTCTGTCTTATTGGAAGACGACGGGCTTTTCAAGAAGAGCGTCAGACAAGGTCAGAAACCCTCTG AATTCACATCTGTGCTGGACCTGCGTAAGGAAGTATCGGAGGGCTCTATGGGTGACAGAAGCAAGTCTGTGCCTGGTCTCAATGTGCCG GATGACGAGGAGGATGATGAGGACATTGATAACTTGGTGAGCATCCATAGAAAGACAGTGGGCTCAAGTACCTCAAATCTTCGCGGCTCCAAG AGTACACTGGGGAGTCTGATGAGTATTTACAGTGAGGCAGGAGATTATGACTGCGTGGAGGTGAGCGGGGACATCGTGTTCTCTCTCAGCTACGATGACACCACCCATAGCCTGGCCGTCCTCGTCAAGGAGTGCCGCTCGCTGGCCCACGGGGACGCCACACGCCAGCGTTCCAACCC GTATGTCAAGTGCTATCTTCTCCCTGACAAGTCTCGCACGGGTAAAAAGAAAACCAGCATCAAACGAAACACAGTGGACCCCACCTACAATGAGACCCTAAAG TTCTCCATCAGTCGCTCCCAGGTGCTCACTCGTTCCctccagctctctgtctggcACCATGACCGCTTGGGCCGTAATGCCTtcctgggagaggtagaggtacctCTGGACTGCAGGGACCTTGACAGCCAACACGAGGAGTGTGTGGCGCTCATGGGAAAA GCATCACCACTGCAGTCCTCTGCCTTCTCTCAGTACAAAGGAGAACTGGTGATTTCCCTGAAGTATGTCTCGACTAAGAAACCACCCACCGAGAAGACTAAAG GCAAGACTCTTTCTCTAGGCAACAAGTCAAagacggaggagggaggggaattGCACGTCTTGATCAAAGAGGCCAAGAACCTGACGGCAATGAAAGCAGGGGACACGTCGGATTCCTTTGTGAAAGG ATACTTGTTGCCATCGAAGTCCAAGTCCACTAAGAGGAAGACTCCGGTGGTGAAGAAGACTCTGAACCCTCACTACGACCACACATTTGTGTACAAAGACCTGACCCTGGACCAGCTGAGTAAGATGTGTCTGGAGCTGACTGTGTGGGACCGGGAGGCCATCTCCAGTAATGACTTCCTGGGTGGGGTTCGACTCGGCACAG CCACACTGAAGGTTGGCAAGGAGGAAGTGGAGGCGGACTCAACAGGGGAGGAGGTGTCTCTGTGGCAGAAGATGATGCAATACCCTGACTCGTGGGCAGAGGGCTCTCTTCCATTACGCTCCTCTATGGGCAAGAACAAGAGCAAGTGA
- the LOC106611794 gene encoding tRNA wybutosine-synthesizing protein 2 homolog, protein MFSAGNITEKLRVASFNCSGETVVDLYAGIGYFTIPFLVHAGASHVHACEWNPDAVEALQRNLGVKWSVASLHRPQQRQPATPIV, encoded by the exons ATGTTCTCTGCTGGCAACATCACAGAGAAGCTCAGGGTTGCCTCATTCAACTGCAGTGGGGAGACTGTGGTGGATTTATATGCAG GTATTGGCTACTTCACTATCCCATTCTTGGTGCATGCGGGGGCTAGCCATGTTCATGCTTGTGAGTGGAACCCAGATGCCGTGGAAGCCCTGCAGAGAAACTTGGGAGTTAAATGGAGTGTGGCATCACTGCACCGACCACAACAGAGACAACCGGCAA CTCCCATTGTGTAA
- the LOC106611708 gene encoding sushi repeat-containing protein SRPX2 isoform X2, with the protein MSRFNILFLFTLTFIRELLGHNEVSGSGTTLHSSYNEVVPEEEYYTPRLDYRNPRWCHFLSLANGDVTCHSPRGGNYRSTLGTRCEMTCDRGYKLLGRTSVQCMPNRRWSGTSHCRQVRCNTLHLIWHGTYHCTQGYMVDSRCDYICEPGYRIEGDHSRTCLDRGSWSGAEPICEDHDPPKIKCPMSRVKVAEPGKLTARVSWDPPVATDTADKTLDVMLIGQRPDTNFKEGINIIRYTAHDQAGNRAACKFIVRVEVRRCPVLKTPLHGYLTCDSDGNNYGAVCEYHCDGGHERRGTSSRVCQFDRSWTEAPAECVTMEFKTDVNTASALLDQFYDKRRLLIVSAPNVAHGDYKLQNLMVQADCGLDLRQVTVIELLGSPPREVGRIKGRHLDTEVIEGLRQAFRISRSYFNMVLLDKDGLDHERFITPTTSDELFSYIDDNLLDEEERRRLELHRDYCD; encoded by the exons ATGTCACGATTCAACATCCTTTTCCTCTTCACGCTGACCTTTATTAGAGAGCTGCTGGGACACAATGAAG TTTCAGGCTCTGGAACCACACTGCACAGCAGCTACAATGAGGTTGTTCCAGAGGAGGAGTACTATACTCCCCGACTGGACTACAGGA ATCCAAGATGGTGTCACTTTTTGAGCCTGGCAAATGGGGATGTGACCTGCCACTCCCCCCGTGGAGGGAACTACCGCAGCACCCTGGGCACCCGCTGTGAGATGACCTGTGACCGTGGCTACAAGCTGCTGGGCAGAACCTCTGTGCAGTGTATGCCCAATCGCCGTTGGTCTGGGACCAGTCACTGCCGCC AGGTTCGTTGCAACACGCTGCACCTGATCTGGCACGGCACGTACCACTGCACCCAGGGATACATGGTGGACTCCAGGTGTGATTACATCTGTGAGCCGGGGTACCGGATCGAGGGGGACCACTCTCGCACCTGTCTGGATAGGGGGTCCTGGAGTGGGGCAGAGCCCATCTGTGAAG ATCATGATCCTCCAAAAATAAAGTGTCCCATGTCCCGGGTGAAGGTCGCAGAGCCTGGGAAACTAACCGCCAGAGTGTCCTGGGACCCGCCGGTTGCCACGGATACTGCTGATAAAACATTAGA TGTAATGCTGATAGGCCAGCGGCCAGATACCAACTTTAAAGAGGGGATAAACATTATCCGGTACACAGCACACGACCAAGCCGGGAACAGGGCTGCCTGCAAGTTCATTGTTCGGGTTGAGG tcaGGAGGTGTCCAGTCCTCAAGACCCCTCTCCATGGTTACCTCACCTGTGACTCTGATGGGAACAACTACGGGGCGGTGTGCGAGTACCACTGTGACGGGGGCCATGAGAGGCGGGGGACCTCCAGCCGAGTCTGCCAGTTCGACCGCAGCTGGACTGAGGCCCCCGCCGAGTGTGTCA CAATGGAGTTTAAAACAGATGTGAACACAGCATCTGCCCTCCTGGACCAGTTCTATGACAAGAGGAGGCTTCTGATTGTGTCAGCACCTAACGTAGCCCATGGAGACTACAAGCTCCAGAACCTTATGGTGCAG GCAGATTGTGGTCTGGACCTACGACAAGTGACGGTGATTGAGCTGCTAGGTTCCCCCCCTCGAGAAGTGGGCCGCATCAAGGGACGCCACCTGGACACTGAGGTCATCGAGGGTCTGAG GCAGGCTTTCCGGATCTCCAGATCCTACTTCAACATGGTGCTGTTGGACAAGGATGGTTTGGACCACGAGAGATTCATCACTCCCACCACATCCGATGAGCTCTTCTCATACATTGACGATAACCTGTTGGATGAAGAAGAACGACGTCGGCTGGAGTTGCACAGAGACTACTGTGACTAA
- the LOC106611707 gene encoding synaptotagmin-like protein 4 isoform X2 — protein sequence MPQAADMINMAFLTDSERELILEVLRRDEELRQTEEQRVRKLKTELLDIKRKGAKRSSGRYSERSCGRCQEPLGRLSASSSQCRACKHQVCRNCRAVRPNGSWLCSVCAKEADLKKCTGDWFYDQRVNRFSTTPGHDIVRASLKKRSPLRKRETMGEQLLKSTELKPGQPTIPVPRPRLMDLAASNKYPPDKVSEEPVAVEKKPQHQRSDTKSAEKASLNTVRTETEPSLGTPFLPTKKKSTGRSSPAGSSVSSIPVKVESTGSHSSNLDTSSIVNRRSVSPCTGSVLLEDDGLFKKSVRQEFTSVLDLRKEVSEGSMGDRSKSVPGLNVPDDEEDDEDIDNLVSIHRKTVGSSTSNLRGSKSTLGSLMSIYSEAGDYDCVEVSGDIVFSLSYDDTTHSLAVLVKECRSLAHGDATRQRSNPYVKCYLLPDKSRTGKKKTSIKRNTVDPTYNETLKFSISRSQVLTRSLQLSVWHHDRLGRNAFLGEVEVPLDCRDLDSQHEECVALMGKASPLQSSAFSQYKGELVISLKYVSTKKPPTEKTKGKTLSLGNKSKTEEGGELHVLIKEAKNLTAMKAGDTSDSFVKGYLLPSKSKSTKRKTPVVKKTLNPHYDHTFVYKDLTLDQLSKMCLELTVWDREAISSNDFLGGVRLGTATLKVGKEEVEADSTGEEVSLWQKMMQYPDSWAEGSLPLRSSMGKNKSK from the exons ATGCCACAGGCTGCAGACATGATCAACATGGCCTTCCTGACCGACTCGGAGCGGGAGCTGATCCTGGAGGTGTTGCGGCGGGACGAGGAGCTGAGGCAGACCGAGGAGCAGCGTGTCCG CAAGCTAAAGACAGAGCTGCTGGACATAAAGAGGAAGGGGGCCAAGCGCAGCAGTGGGAGGTACAGTGAGCGCAGCTGCGGTCGCTGCCAGGAACCACTGGGTCGACTGTCTGCCAGCTCCAGCCAATGTAGGGCATGTAAACACCAAGTGTGCCGCAACTGCCGCGCAGTGCGCCCCAATGGATCCTGGCTGTGCAGTGTGTGTGCCAAAGAGGC TGATCTAAAGAAGTGCACTGGAGACTGGTTTTATGACCAGCGAGTCAACCGCTTCTCCACCACCCCTGGACACGACATAGTGAGAGCTTCCCTCAAAAAGAGGTCCCCAT tgaggaagagggagaccaTGGGAGAGCAACTGTTGAAGAGTACAGAGTTGAAACCCGGCCAGCCGACCATCCCTGTTCCCCGACCCAGACTGATGGACCTAGCGGCCTCCAACAAGTA CCCGCCAGACAAAGTTTCAGAAGAACCAGTGGCAGTTGAGAAGAAGCCACAGCACCAGCGCAGTGACACTAAATCTGCAGAGAAAGCCAGCCTGAACACTGTCAGGACAGAGACGGAGCCCTCTCTTGGGACTCCTTTCTTACCAAC GAAGAAGAAGAGCACAGGTCGGTCCAGTCCAGCAGGTTCCAGTGTGTCCAGTATTCCAGTCAAAGTAGAAAGCACAGGTAGCCACAGCTCCAACTTAGACACG TCCTCCATAGTGAATCGTCGTAGTGTAAGTCCCTGCACAGGGTCTGTCTTATTGGAAGACGACGGGCTTTTCAAGAAGAGCGTCAGACAAG AATTCACATCTGTGCTGGACCTGCGTAAGGAAGTATCGGAGGGCTCTATGGGTGACAGAAGCAAGTCTGTGCCTGGTCTCAATGTGCCG GATGACGAGGAGGATGATGAGGACATTGATAACTTGGTGAGCATCCATAGAAAGACAGTGGGCTCAAGTACCTCAAATCTTCGCGGCTCCAAG AGTACACTGGGGAGTCTGATGAGTATTTACAGTGAGGCAGGAGATTATGACTGCGTGGAGGTGAGCGGGGACATCGTGTTCTCTCTCAGCTACGATGACACCACCCATAGCCTGGCCGTCCTCGTCAAGGAGTGCCGCTCGCTGGCCCACGGGGACGCCACACGCCAGCGTTCCAACCC GTATGTCAAGTGCTATCTTCTCCCTGACAAGTCTCGCACGGGTAAAAAGAAAACCAGCATCAAACGAAACACAGTGGACCCCACCTACAATGAGACCCTAAAG TTCTCCATCAGTCGCTCCCAGGTGCTCACTCGTTCCctccagctctctgtctggcACCATGACCGCTTGGGCCGTAATGCCTtcctgggagaggtagaggtacctCTGGACTGCAGGGACCTTGACAGCCAACACGAGGAGTGTGTGGCGCTCATGGGAAAA GCATCACCACTGCAGTCCTCTGCCTTCTCTCAGTACAAAGGAGAACTGGTGATTTCCCTGAAGTATGTCTCGACTAAGAAACCACCCACCGAGAAGACTAAAG GCAAGACTCTTTCTCTAGGCAACAAGTCAAagacggaggagggaggggaattGCACGTCTTGATCAAAGAGGCCAAGAACCTGACGGCAATGAAAGCAGGGGACACGTCGGATTCCTTTGTGAAAGG ATACTTGTTGCCATCGAAGTCCAAGTCCACTAAGAGGAAGACTCCGGTGGTGAAGAAGACTCTGAACCCTCACTACGACCACACATTTGTGTACAAAGACCTGACCCTGGACCAGCTGAGTAAGATGTGTCTGGAGCTGACTGTGTGGGACCGGGAGGCCATCTCCAGTAATGACTTCCTGGGTGGGGTTCGACTCGGCACAG CCACACTGAAGGTTGGCAAGGAGGAAGTGGAGGCGGACTCAACAGGGGAGGAGGTGTCTCTGTGGCAGAAGATGATGCAATACCCTGACTCGTGGGCAGAGGGCTCTCTTCCATTACGCTCCTCTATGGGCAAGAACAAGAGCAAGTGA
- the LOC106611708 gene encoding sushi repeat-containing protein SRPX2 isoform X1: protein MSRFNILFLFTLTFIRELLGHNEVSGSGTTLHSSYNEVVPEEEYYTPRLDYRNPRWCHFLSLANGDVTCHSPRGGNYRSTLGTRCEMTCDRGYKLLGRTSVQCMPNRRWSGTSHCRQVRCNTLHLIWHGTYHCTQGYMVDSRCDYICEPGYRIEGDHSRTCLDRGSWSGAEPICEDHDPPKIKCPMSRVKVAEPGKLTARVSWDPPVATDTADKTLDVMLIGQRPDTNFKEGINIIRYTAHDQAGNRAACKFIVRVEVRRCPVLKTPLHGYLTCDSDGNNYGAVCEYHCDGGHERRGTSSRVCQFDRSWTEAPAECVTMEFKTDVNTASALLDQFYDKRRLLIVSAPNVAHGDYKLQNLMVQKADCGLDLRQVTVIELLGSPPREVGRIKGRHLDTEVIEGLRQAFRISRSYFNMVLLDKDGLDHERFITPTTSDELFSYIDDNLLDEEERRRLELHRDYCD, encoded by the exons ATGTCACGATTCAACATCCTTTTCCTCTTCACGCTGACCTTTATTAGAGAGCTGCTGGGACACAATGAAG TTTCAGGCTCTGGAACCACACTGCACAGCAGCTACAATGAGGTTGTTCCAGAGGAGGAGTACTATACTCCCCGACTGGACTACAGGA ATCCAAGATGGTGTCACTTTTTGAGCCTGGCAAATGGGGATGTGACCTGCCACTCCCCCCGTGGAGGGAACTACCGCAGCACCCTGGGCACCCGCTGTGAGATGACCTGTGACCGTGGCTACAAGCTGCTGGGCAGAACCTCTGTGCAGTGTATGCCCAATCGCCGTTGGTCTGGGACCAGTCACTGCCGCC AGGTTCGTTGCAACACGCTGCACCTGATCTGGCACGGCACGTACCACTGCACCCAGGGATACATGGTGGACTCCAGGTGTGATTACATCTGTGAGCCGGGGTACCGGATCGAGGGGGACCACTCTCGCACCTGTCTGGATAGGGGGTCCTGGAGTGGGGCAGAGCCCATCTGTGAAG ATCATGATCCTCCAAAAATAAAGTGTCCCATGTCCCGGGTGAAGGTCGCAGAGCCTGGGAAACTAACCGCCAGAGTGTCCTGGGACCCGCCGGTTGCCACGGATACTGCTGATAAAACATTAGA TGTAATGCTGATAGGCCAGCGGCCAGATACCAACTTTAAAGAGGGGATAAACATTATCCGGTACACAGCACACGACCAAGCCGGGAACAGGGCTGCCTGCAAGTTCATTGTTCGGGTTGAGG tcaGGAGGTGTCCAGTCCTCAAGACCCCTCTCCATGGTTACCTCACCTGTGACTCTGATGGGAACAACTACGGGGCGGTGTGCGAGTACCACTGTGACGGGGGCCATGAGAGGCGGGGGACCTCCAGCCGAGTCTGCCAGTTCGACCGCAGCTGGACTGAGGCCCCCGCCGAGTGTGTCA CAATGGAGTTTAAAACAGATGTGAACACAGCATCTGCCCTCCTGGACCAGTTCTATGACAAGAGGAGGCTTCTGATTGTGTCAGCACCTAACGTAGCCCATGGAGACTACAAGCTCCAGAACCTTATGGTGCAG AAGGCAGATTGTGGTCTGGACCTACGACAAGTGACGGTGATTGAGCTGCTAGGTTCCCCCCCTCGAGAAGTGGGCCGCATCAAGGGACGCCACCTGGACACTGAGGTCATCGAGGGTCTGAG GCAGGCTTTCCGGATCTCCAGATCCTACTTCAACATGGTGCTGTTGGACAAGGATGGTTTGGACCACGAGAGATTCATCACTCCCACCACATCCGATGAGCTCTTCTCATACATTGACGATAACCTGTTGGATGAAGAAGAACGACGTCGGCTGGAGTTGCACAGAGACTACTGTGACTAA